The Caenorhabditis elegans chromosome I genome includes the window TGTTCCTCccagttgtagtttgtagtttgtactttgtagtttgcattttgtagtttgcattttgtagtttgtagtttgtagtttgtagtttgtagtttgtagtttgtagtcaaacTCACATGAACCGAGTTGTAACGAATCCCAAAATCAACATAACACGACACCCATAAACAATAATTGCCACTGGATTATCCTGAAATATAATTATGTTGGGtgaggctcagactacaaactacaattctgcgctcagcctcaaccaacattgtagtttgtagtctgagctTCAATCTCGGGGTTTTACGGTTTTTTTGAGTGTAAATgaggaaattttggattttttttttggtaattatGGAAATCGTAggcttttttattgatttttttgggaaaacagcttcaaaatttcagattaagaaaaaaaatttcctaaaatttaagtcaaaaatttcagattttctcaaattttccgccaaatatACTCACACAAATCGCCAAAACTGCGGAAATTGAAGTAACCAGTGAAATTCCGTGAAAAATCGCCCAAAATTGGTCAAAAGTGTCGTGGAACTGCAGGAAAATTGGGGATTTTGAGGGGAACTTTCAGGAGAAAAACTTACGAAAATGAGGAAAAGCTCTAAGCCAAATGAGAATAGAGTTAGGGTAAAGTCAAggatctggaaaatatttgaaattcaaaaaaaaaagtgaaaaaaacgttttgaaatttttgaaaaaaaaaaaaattttcccaaaattttcaaaaaattttttaattccaaaattccaaaaattatccCAGAACACTTCCAAAAATTACCATAAAAATGGCAAAAGCCAAAACGACATGAGAACAGCAGAATACAGTGTAGTTTGCATCGTTCGGTGAGCCCAACTCCATCAGAAAACGcatatttgattgaaaaactatttattaGTATAAAGTGaccaatgttttgaaaaataaatgaaaatgattACAATTTGAAAGAGTTGTTGGATTAATAATATTAAAAGCACACGTAGGgagtttaaaattgaagaaaaaaaaattatcacgttaaaaaatatagaattttaaGACTTCTTCGGTCCATAATTATTAtcacttaaaatttgccgagttaaATTATTAATATGTCGAAAACGATCGGGTCCAAGATGAATTCCACCGTACCAACGTGAAACGACGACCTGAAAGAagaaattggttgaggctcagagactacaaactacaaaattggaaaattttcagttttttaagcattaagatttttaatatgcaaaaatcaatcttttttcttacaaaaacattttttctaatgaaTTTGAA containing:
- the spe-38 gene encoding uncharacterized protein (Confirmed by transcript evidence), yielding MELGSPNDANYTVFCCSHVVLAFAIFMILDFTLTLFSFGLELFLIFFHDTFDQFWAIFHGISLVTSISAVLAICDNPVAIIVYGCRVMLILGFVTTRFIISMRDFTSKEEPTLSELLNLFQIVIVIMYTIGIFLVIRLFTYSAGRYRGYYDVDDDLKDEIRKKFLEYEADLDEKSEKKD